The Cryobacterium roopkundense sequence CCGAGGTCATCTGTTCCCATCAGGTAGCCCACGGTGCCGGGTTGCTGGAAGGGCGCGTCAAAGTTAACGTCTGCCGGATCGTAGGGGGCGATGAGTGGGGCGAAGACGGCCACGAGCAGCACGACGGCGAGCATGACGCCGCCCGCGATGCCGAGGGGGTTGTGGCGGAGCGAGCGCCAGAGCCGGCCACGACCGTTGCCCAGGTCGTGTGACGCCAGGGCGATTGTTCGGGTCTTGGTCACGAGGTTCTTCCTCCCACTCGGATACGCGGATTGATCACGGAATAGAGGATGTCGACGGCGAGGTTGATCAGGATATAGCCCACCGTGATGATGAGAACGACGGCCTGGATCACGGGGTAGTCGCGGGTGAACACCGCGTCGAGGGTGAGCTTGCCGAAGCCCGGCAGGGCGAAGATGCGCTCGGTGACCACAGCGCCAGAGATCAGCCCGCCGAGTTGCAGCCCGACGATCGTGACGACGACGATCAGCGAGTTACGCAGGCCGTAGCGCACGAGCACTCGGCCACCGCTGAGACCCTTTGCCTTCGCGGTGCGCACATAGTCGGTCTTCATCGTCTCGATCATGGATGCCCGCGTCTGCCGCATGATCACGGCGGCGAGTCCGGTGCCGAGAATGATGGCCGGCAGCGTGAGGTGGTAGATCGCTCGCACCGGATTCTCGCTCATCGGCACGTAGCCGGAGGCGGGGAACCAGCCCAGGGTCACCGAGAGGTAGAGGATGGCGAGAATACCGAGCCAGAAGTTCGGCACCGACAGCCCGATCAAGGCAAGGCCGTTTGCGATCCATTCGGGCCAGCGGCCTCGAAAACGTTCGGCGACCACTCCGAGCGCCACGCCGATGAGCACGGCGACGAGGATCGCGTAGGCGGAGAGCCACAGCGTCACGGGCAGTGTCGTGGCGATGAGGTCGGTGACAGGGGCGCCGGTGCGGGTCGAATTGCCGAGCTCCCCGCCGGCCATGTTGCCCACGAAGGTGAGGTATTGCGTGATGAGCGGTTCGTTGAGTCCGAGCTGCACGCGAATGGCCTCCACGCGCTCGGGCGTGGCTTCTTCCCCCGCCATGGCGAGGGCCGGATCACCCGGCAGCTGGCGAACCCCGATGAAGACCACGAGCGAGGCCAGAATCAGCGTGATCGCGGACTGCCAGAGCCGGGTGATCAGGTAACGTGCCATCTGTCGCCTACTCGCCTTCGACGAATGCGACGTCGCTCAGGTGCACGACGCCGTCGGCGAAGGTGTGGATGCCGGCGATGTCGGTCGAGTACGCAGTGAGGCTGCGCTGACGGTAGAGATACACGATGGGGTTGTCTTCCTGCACCTGGGCCACGGCCTGGCCGTAGAGATCCGCGCGATGGGAGACGTCAGTCGTGGCCGCGGCATCCGCCAGGAGGGTGTCGACGTCGGCGTTGCTGTAGCCGGAGTAGTTGTTGCCGCCCCCCGTGGAGAGAAAGTTGAACATGTTGCCGTGCGGGTCGACCCGGCCGGACCAGCCGAGCTGCAGCGCGTCGAACTCGCCGCGGGTCTGCAGGTCGAGCAGGGTGGAGTACTCAACGGGAGAAATGGTCAGCTCGAAGCCGCCGTCGGAAACGGATGCCTGCAGCGCCTGCGCGAAGCGCAGAGTGTCGGGGTTGTTGCTCACGAGCATGTCGATCGCGTAGGGAAGTTCGACACCCGCCTCCTCCAGCAGTCTCTGGGCGCCCTCGGGGTCGTAGGCCGGGCATTCCTCGCTGAGGGCTGAGGTGAACGGGCTCGCGGGGGAGACCGGGGAACAGGCCGGTTCGTACCAGTCGTTGAACACGCTGCTGACGAGGGCTTCGCGGTCAACGGACATCGAGAGTGCCTCTCGTACCGAGGTGTCCTGGGCCATCGGGGTGTCGATCACACCGGGCGCGCTGCCGATGCCGTCGGTGTTGCCCATGTTAATCGTGATGCCCTGATAGCCGAGGGAACCCACCTGCAGGATTCCGATTCCGGATTCATTCGAGAGGGCGCCGACGTCCTGGGGAGAAATCGAATCGGCGGCGTGCACGTCCCCCGAGCGCAGGTTGGCCGCGCGGATGTTGGAGTCGGTCATGATGCGGTCCGTGATCGTGTCGAGGTGCACGCTGCGCGCGTCATAGTACATGGGGTCGCGCTCAACTGTGATGGAGGTCTGCGGTACCCGCTCGACGAACTTGTACGGTCCCACGCAAACGGGGCTGTCGCCGAACGAGTCGCCGGTCTCCGCGAGAGCCTGGGGGGACATGATCATGCCGGCGCGGTCGGCGAGGGCCGCGGTGATGGGGGCGAAGGGCTCGGAGTAGGTGATCTGAACGTGGTCGACGTCCGTTGCGGTCACGGCGGTGATCGGGCCAAGCTCGCTCGTGCGGCTGGAGGCCGGCAGGGTGAGATGGCGTTCGATCGTGGTGGCAACGGCTTCGGCGGTGAAGTCGGTGCCGTCGGCGAAGACGGCGTCGGTGCGCACGGGAATGGTGACGGTGAGTCCGTCGGCAGAGAACTCCGGCAGGTCGGTGGCGAGCTGCGGAACAATGGCCCCGTTGGCGTCGAGGTCGTAGAGCTTCTCGCACACCGTCTGCATGACATAGCGGGTGTAGAGCGACGATGACGTGGTCGGGTCGAGTCGGTCGGGCTCGGCCGAGAGTGCCATGACGAAGTCTCCACCCTCGATGATGGTCTGGTCGCCGATCGGCGCGCTCGTCACGTCGACGCGAGCGGAAGACTCGGGGGTGGTCTGCAGCTGTTGCGCCTGGCAGGCCGTGGTGGAGAGCGCGAGCCCGGCGGCGAGGAGCGGAATCCAGAGCGTGCGGCGGGTGGTCAGACGCGAGAGCGGTCGAGGCATAAAAATCCAATGATCGGCGAATCACAGCTTTCTTAGATTGAATACAATCATCCACATATTTCACTGTTTGTATACATTTGTAACGATCTCGTTAACCGCGGACGCCCTCAAGTGCGACGAATCGGGCGACAATGGTGACATGGCATCCACTTTGGACTGTGACCGATGAGCACCTTCGTGTTGGTACCGGGCGCGGGCGGGGCCGTCTGGTACTGGAGCCGCGTCATCCCTCTGCTGCAGGTCGCGGGGCACCAGGCTCTGGCGGTCGACCTGCCCGGTGACGACGAGAATGCCGGTCTGACCGAGTACGTCCGCCTCGTTGCCGCGGCGATCGGCGACCACGACGAGGTGATTCTCGTCGCTCAATCCCTCGGCGGCTTCGTCTCGCCGATGGTGTGCAACCAGGCACCGGTGTGTGAGCTTGTATTCGTGAACGCGATGATCCCGGCGCCCGGTGAGACCGCCGGGGCCTGGTGGGACAACACGGGCTCGAACCAGGCGCGGGAGGTGGCCGCCCGTGCGGCCGGCTACGGTGCGGACTTCGATGCGGACACCTATTTTCTGCACGACGTTCCTGTGGAACTCGTGGCAGAAGGCGAATCCCATCAGCGGGAGCAGGCCAACGCCGTCTTCGAGTCGGCCTGCGACTTCGCCGAGTGGCCCGCAATTCCCATTCGCGTGCTCGTCGGCGCAGGGGACCGCTTCTTTCCTGCCGATTTCCAGCGCCGCGTCACGCTTGATCGGCTGGGCCTGGAGCCCGACCTGATTCCTGGCGGCCATCTACTGGCACTGTCACAACCGGACGCGGTAGCCGACTACCTCCTGCGCCGCTAGCGGTCACGTTTGTCCACTGTTCAGCGCCTCCTCCCGTTGCAGCCTTCCTGCGGCGCCCCATTCCGCCGGTCGAGTAGCGCCGTCGTCGCCATCACAGTCACGTGCCTCTATTCCTTCTGCATGACCTATGCCATCGACAAGGGCCTGGATCGGACGATCGGGCTTCGCGTCTCCGAGGCCATCAACGTGAAGGGCCTCACCGTGATGGGGGTGAGCGGTTACGGCGCGCAGAAGGGTCATTCGGAGATCTATCGCGGAGCCGAACACACCATCGCTTTTCGGCCCAAGGTGCGTATCGATGTCATTGTGCCGGACAAAGAGGCAGACCTGACTATTCACACGGTTGTCGACGCCGCCTGGACCGGCAAGATCGGCGATGGCAAGGTCTGGGCGACCGAAGTCAGCGACGTGGTGCGCGTGCGAACACGTGAGCGCGGAATCGCCGCAGTGTGACCGCCCGCGGGCTCACCAGCTGAAGTCGGTGAAGCCAGAGGGGTAAGCGACCGCCGCGAGGGCCCGTCTGCGACCCGTGAGCCAATTGTCGAGTTCCTCGGCGGCAACCGGGCGGGACATGAGGTAGCCCTGTGCCTGGTCGCAGCCGTACCGCGCCAGCGCTTCGTAGATCACACCGTCTTCGACGCCCTCGGCCACCATGCTGAGACCGAGGCTGTGTGCGAGGTCGATCGTGGAGCAGACCAGCGCCGCCGCCCGGGGGTCGTGGCGCATTGGTGCGATGAAGGATCGGTCAAGCTTGAGCTCGTCGATGGGAAGGTCGCGCAGATACGCGAGGGAGCTGTATCCGGTGCCGAAGTCGTCGACCGAGATGCGCACTCCGATTGTTCGCAGCCCGGTCAGCACGGCCCTGGCCCGGTCGCAGTCCTCCATGAGAAACTCCTCCGTGATTTCAACGATCAGGGCGGTGGACGGCAGGCCGCGTTCGGTGAGCATGGTGCCGATCCGCATGGGGAGCTGCGGATCGGCGAGGCAGCTGGCCGACAGGTTCACGGCAACTGATAGCGGATGCCCCTGCGCCCGCCATTCTGCGGCCTGATCCAGGGCAAGGCCGAGCACGACATCGTTCAGGGCGTGCATCAACCCGGCCTCCTCGGCAATGGCCAGGAACGCCTCCGGGTAGAGCAGGCCGCGGTCGGGATGATTCCAGCGCACGAGCGCCTCGACGCCCCGCACCTCGCCGGTCGCGAGGTTGACCTTGGGTTGATAGTGCAGAACGAACTCGCCCCCGAGCAACGCCAGTCGCAGCTCGTGCAGGGTTCTCAGCCGCCGTTCCCCATGAACGTTGTCGGCTTCGACGTACACGTGGTGACCAGAATGGGCGGACTTCGCCTTGTACATTGCTATGTCCGCCTTGCGAAGCAGGGTCTTCACGTCGGTGCCATGGTCGGGTGAGACCGATATCCCGATGCTGGCCGTGACCTGAATGGTCAGCCCCTCGAGAGTAAACGGTTTCGTGAGCGCTGCGCGAAGTCTGTTGGCTGCCGTTTTCGCCCGCTCGGCGTCGGCGCCGTGGAGCACGACCGCGAATTCGTCCCCACCGAGCCGGGCGAGCACGTCTTCGGGTCGCGTCGCGACGACGAGGCGGCTGCCGATCTGGCGGAGGAGGAGATCACCCGCATCGTGGCCGAGGCTGTCGTTGATGTCTTTGAAGCGGTCCAGGTCCAGCAGCAGCAGGGCGCAGGGCTGCGCGGCGTCCCCGGCCAGTTGCAGGGGAGCATCGGCGTAGAAGGCGCGCCGGTTGGGCAACCCGGTGAGGTCGTCGGTTCTGGCCAGTTTGCGAAGCTCTGACATCCTGACAAGTTGCCGAAAGGCCAGTTGGGTGCGCACCGCCGCGGCAGCCAGGGTCGCCCCGGCGAGCACCACGGCCGCCGCCGAGACGTTCACTCGGCTGGCCACGAGCAGCAGGCCAAGTGCGGTCGCGGTCGCGACGGTGGGCACAATCAGTGCCCAGGCTCCCTTGAGTGCACGATTAACTGAGGTGTCCGGTCTCGATCGAGCGTCGACCCAGACGGCGACCAGTGTCAGTCCCGCTGCCCAGCCGGCATCAAGTGGTGTGCCGCTCAGGTAGCTCCCGTCGAGCACGAGCAGGGCATAGGCGACATCCGTTGCGGCGAACATGAGGAGTCCGCCCGCCAGGAGTATCCAGCGTCGCCCCAGCTGCAGTTCCGGCGACGCGGCGATCCCGACCACCGCGGCCACGAGCAGAAGATCCAGAACGGGGTACGCGGCCGCCACCGCGGTCGGTGCGACGGAGCCTGTGAGCACCGCGGAATCCAGGAGAGAGGTGAGGATGACGGCGACCACGGCGGCCGCGCCGAGGGCACCCACCGTGCAGTCGAGCACGACAGACCACGGCAGGCCGCGCCTCTGACGGTGCACGAGCAGGGCCAGGCAGGCCAGGATCAGCGCGTAAAACAGCAGGAAGCCGACCATGGCCGGCGACGGGAACGGGCGCACCTCGTGCAGGGCCTGCGCCGCCGCCAGATAGGAGGCGCCGAGGGCGTAGCACGTGACCGCGGCTGCGGCGAAGGAGAGCTGGCCTCTGAATTGGCGGGTCCGAAGGGCGGCGAGCCAACATACGACGGCGGGAATCCACACCGGAAGCAGCGACAGCCACGTCTCCTTCTGCTCTCCGACGCCATAGCCGGGAAAATGCAGGTGCAGAACGTAGATGCCCAAGACCAGCCACATGGCGCCCATCAGCCAGGGCCGAGATCCCGCTCGGCTCCCTCGCAGGCCGGTTGTGATGCGCGTAGTCGACTGCATGGAGCCCCCGTTCCCTGCCTGTCAGGCTAGCGGAAAAGAGGTCTGTATACCCCCGTTCTGGCGTCCCCAGTCCGGGTGGCATGGCGCGGGTGAATCCGAGCCGGCTACCACCGGCGCGCGGACGACGTGCTGATAATCGCGAGCAGGGCCTCCCGGAGGGCCGAACCGTCGTTCAGTTGCGGAAAGACGTCGGTCTCGATGGTGCGGGCCTGTTTCCACGCCGCTGTGCCGGCATCCGTTCGAGTCACCGAATGGCGGCGCTGGTCGCGCTCGTCCCGTACGCGGGCCACGTAGCCCTCCCGTTCCAGGCGTTCGAGGGTGCGCGACATGGTCTGGGTTTGTACTCGGGCCTCCCGAGCCAGCTCGGCCTGGCTGAGCGGGCCCGACCCGAGCAGGTGCAGCACGATCAAACCGGCGTGAGTCAGTCCGAGCCTGTCGAGGGCCTCGACCCACGCGTGCTCCACGAGGCGCGCTGCCGTGGAAAGCAGGCGCCCGGTGGGCCACTCGTTCATCGCATCCGGGGTCGCCGGCGGCCCCGGAGTAGGCGTAGTCATGACTCCAATATAGTGCTAGCTTGGATATTCGTCAGCTAGCTGACGGTTAGGAGAATTGTCATGGAACATCGTGATGCTCGTCGTCAGGGCTCCGTCCTGGCCAGCGCCGTGTTGGGCATTATTGGCGCGTTTATTGGGTCGGGTGCGGCGGGTGGTACCCCCATGCCGGAGGTGTCCGGTGGCGCCCTCGCGGCCGACGCCACGCTCATCGCGCCGGGTGGCCCGGCGTTCGCCATCTGGACACCGATCTATGCCGGACTGCTCGCCTACGCCGTCTGGCAGTTGCTGCCGGCCCAGAAAACGGATGCCCGCCAGCGGCGTCTCGGCTACCCGATCGCACTGTCGCTGCTGCTGAACGCCGCCTGGATCCTGAGTGTGCAGTTCGACCTGCTCGGCCTGAGCGTGCCGATCATCGTGGTTCTACTGATGGTGCTCGTTTGGACGTTGCGCATCATGTTGGACCTGCCTCCGAAGAACCGGGTCGAGCTCGTGCTCGTGGACGGCACCATGGGCCTGTACCTCGGCTGGGTCTGCGTGGCGACCGCCGCCAACGTCGCGGCTGTACTCGTGGCGGCCGGGTTCACCGGCTTTGGCGTGTCCGCCGATCTGTGGGCTGTCGTCGTGATTGCCGTGGCCGGGCTCGTCGGAGTGCTGCTGGCCCTGTACGACCGTGGACGCTGGGCGCCCACGATTTCGCTCTGCTGGGGACTCGCCTGGGTGGCCGTCGCCCGGCTGAGCGGCGAACCCCTTTCCGTTGCCGCCGGGATCACCGCTCTCGCGTGCGTTGTGCTTGTCGTCGCCGCGACTTTCATCGCCCGACTCGGTGCACGCTCGCGCCAGGTGGTCAACGCGTGACCGAAGCGCGCCGCCGCTGGTTCGGTCTCGTCTTCATCAGCATCGCAGTGGCTCTGATCATCGTCGACTCGACCATCGTCAACGTGGCCATCCCCTCCATCGTCGACGACCTGGGCATCACCTCGACCCAGGTTCAGTGGGTTCAGGAAAGTTACACACTCGTTTTCGCGGCGCTCCTTCTCGTGTTCGGCACCCTGGCGGACCGCTACGGTCGACGTCGAATCCTGTTGCTGGGCATCGTCATTTTCGCCGGTTCGTCGGTGCTCGCCGCACTGGCGCAGACCGGTGATCTGCTGATCGCCTCGCGAATTCTGCAGGGAGTCGGTGGCGCGATGGTGCTCCCGACCACCCTCTCGATCATCAATGCCACCTTCCGCGGCCGCGAACGAGGCATCGCCTTCGCAATCTGGGGATCCACGATCGGCGGTATGGTTGCCGTCGGACCGCTCCTCGGTGGGTTCCTCACGACGTACTACTCGTGGCGCTGGGCTTTCGGAATCAACGTTCCCCTCGGCCTGATCATCATTGTCGGCCTGCTGTTCTTCGTGAGCGAGTCGCGAGAAACGGCCGACCCGACCCGCGCCGAGTCGACGTTGTGGGTGCGGTGCTCTCGGTGATCACGAGCGCCACCCTGGTCTTCGGCTTGATCGAAGGCCGAAGCTACGGCTGGTGGCTCGCCCGCCGACCGTTCTCGATCGGCGACGTCACGTGGCCCTTCGAGATTTCCGTGATTCCGGTCACGTTCCTCATTACTGTGCTCTCGGGCATCGCCTTCGTGTGGTGGGGGGTGCGACGGCAGCGGGCAGGCAAGACCACCCTGCTCGCGTTCTCGCTGTTTCGAATTTCCTCGTTCCGAAACGGCAACATCGCCGCCCTCATCGTGTCGCTCGGTGAATTCGGCATCATCCTGTCCCTGCCGCCCTGGTTGCAGAACGTGCTGGGCTACGACGCCCTGCAGACCGGTTTTGTGCTCCTGGCGCTCGCGATGGGAGCTTTCGTGGCCAGTGGGGTGGCCGGCGCGTTAGGAAATCGGGTGAGCCCCGTGACGATAGTGCGAGCGGGCCTGTTGCTCGAGATCGTGGGTGTGACGGGCCTCGGAGTCGTGATTTCGGCCCAGGCCAGCTGGCTCTCCGTGGTGCCGTTCCTGTTCGTCTACGGCCTCGGCGTCGGTCTGGCCACCGCACAGCTCACCGGTGTGGTGTTGAAAGACGTGCCCGTCGACAAGAGCGGGCAGGGCTCTGGCACGTCGAGTACGGCCCGCCAGATCGGCTCGGCTCTGGGAATCGCGGTTCTCGGCACAATCCTCTTCACCTCGGCCGGTGCCTCCCTCGACACCAGACTCGTGGACCTGCTCGACGTTCCTCCCGCGGTGCGCGCTCAAATAGTGGACGCCGTCGTCGACAGCGCCGGATCGGCGATTCCTGCGCTCGAGCAGCGCAGCCCCACCGTGGCCGACGCCGCACGCCAGGCCTTCAGCGACGGCACCCGATATTCGGCGTTCGCCGCGGCAGGATTTCTCGCCCTCGGGTTTCTCGCCACCCTTCGCCTCTCCGGCCGGGTACCGGAGGAACAGCAAACGGATGCCGCCGGCCGGGCGGCCGCTGCGGCATCCGCTTCTCCAGTGTCGGAGGCTTAGCTGGTCGTGCGTCGGCGCGGCGGCTGCGGTTTCTGCACCGCGAACTCGCCGCCCACCCGGCCGCCGAACGGGCGACCGTGGTCGGCGAACTCCTCGCGGAAGAATGCCATGCGCCACTTGCCCATCTCCACGCGCGACCCGGTTCGCAGGATGATTCCACCACCGCGGGTGGACGTGTCCGCGTCAACCGAGCGAGCGCTGCCACTCACCTCTCCGATCGGGTATAGCACGTATTCATCGTTCTCGTCATGGCGGATCTCGGCATGGAACGTCCTCAACTCCGCCAGCACCAGATCGGACTCCGGCGCGGAGCCGATGGTCGTCGTGGTGGGAAGCAGATCGAACTCCCGCGGCATCTGGCCGTTCCAGTTCTTCGAACCGACCACGAAGATCAGCCGGGGCCGACCCCCGCCCGGCGCGTAGTGCGTAGTCGTGACTCGTCGTCGGAGTTTGCGATCGAGAGTCGGCACGAGCGGAAAGAGCGTCGCCGGCGGCAACGGAACCGCCGACGGAGCCGAACTGAGCGCGTTCTTGGCGCCGCTGCGGATGAGCGGCGCCAGCGCCGCTCGGCTGCCGAGCGTGATGTTCGGTGACTTGGTCAGCAGCCGCTGTACCAGGGGCGCGTCTACAGCGCCGATGCGCGCGATCAGCCCCTCCGGCCCGTTCAGGGAAACCGTGAGACCCCGTGCGGCCAACTGCGCCGCAAGGTCACGAATTATCGTGAGGTTCATGGTTTGCCCCTGAACGAGCACAGACGGGTTGCTCGCGAACACTGAGACATCGGTGCCATCGGCCGTGACCGTTCCCTGCAGTCGCTCCGTGGATGCGCCGTTGCTCGGCTCGGAGAGGGAGAAGGTGAGATCGATGTGCAGCTGCACCGGGGAATTCATGGCTAGTTGCGGTGCGGGTCGGAGCCGGGCGTGAGCGCATCGCTCGTGGTGACGCGAAGCGTCCCGTCGATCTTCCAGGTGGCGCGTGGGGCGTCGGGCCCGATATCGCGGGGAACCTCGACCGACATATCGATGAAGGTGTAGTTGATCGCGGCGCCCTTGCCCGTGAGATACGACCACATCTCTTCGCCGAGATCGGTCCAGTCGGTGATCGTGTGCTCACGCGGTTCATCGACGTTTTCGACATTTCCGAGGTAGTTCTGGCGTTCAGTCACAATGATTCCCATTTCATTAACTGGAGGAGGTGCATGGAATTTTTCGGTGTTGATGTTGAGAATACTAGAGAGGCCACCGGAGCGGTAGCAATCCCAGAAAGGGGGTGCGGCCGGGGCCCGGCAGGCCGTTGTCGGTGGCGTTGGGTAGCCTCGAGCCATGAGGGTTTCCGCCTCCCCTCATCAAGGAGTTTGCGTGTACGTGCTCGATTCCAGCACCGTGATCTACTCGGCCAGCGACCTGAGCGCCGCCGCGCACTGCGAGTGGGCGCTGATGCGGGCGTTGGACCGCAAGTTGGGGCGAATCGGCGCGACGCCGGTCACCGAAGACGCCATGTTGCAGCGCACGGCGGAACTCGGCGACGCGCACGAACATCACATGCTGGAGCGGTTGAGAGCCACGCACTCGGTTGTCGAAATCGAGCGTCCCCGGCTGGACAGCATCGATACGGCCGTGGCAGCGACGGAGGCTGCCCTGCGCGGCGGGGCAGACGTGGTGTACCAGGCTGCATTCTTCGACGGGCGTTTTCTCGGGTACGCCGACTTCATCATCCGGTCGCCCGTCGATTCTCAGCGCATCGGTGCCGGCGAACCCAGCTATGAAATCTACGACACGAAGCTCGCCCGAACCGCGAAGGTGACGGCGCTGCTGCAGCTCGCGGCCTACAGTGACCAGCTGATGCGGGAGGGCCTCCGGGTGGGCGATCGGGTGCACGTGCTGCTCGGCGATGGCCGAACCAGCTCGCACCGACTAGACGACATCCTGCCCGTTTACCGCCGTCGCCGTGCGCGGCTCGAGGCCCTGATCGACGGACGGGTCGCCGATGCGGACCCCACCGAGTGGAACGATGCCCGCTACACGGCCTGCGGACGCTGTGACGAATGCGAGCGACAGGTGCAGGCCCACCGTGACGTGCTGCTCGTGGCCAACCTGCGGTCGGGGCAACGAGTACGGTTGCGCGCGGGCGGTGTAACGACGATCGACGAACTCGCGGTCGCCCGCGGGCCGGTCGAGGGAATGACCGATTCCACACTCGCGACGCTGCGCGAGCAGGCACGGTTGCAGGTTGAGCCGCCGAGCGCCGGGCGGCCGATCAACTGGACCGTCGTCAACCCGGCGGCCCTCGCGTCCCTTCCGGCGCCCGATGAGGGTGACGTGTTCTTCGACTTCGAGGGCGACCCGCTGTACTCCGAGAGCGGCTCCGGCGCCGAATCGGGCGGCGCGGACCGAATCGAGTGGGGCCTCGATTACCTCTTCGGGCTGGTCGAGCCCGACGACACCTTCCACGCGTTCTGGGCGCACACCTACGCCGAGGAGAGGGTGGCCCTCGTGGCCTTCCTCGACTGGGTGCAGGCCCGGCGGGCCAGGCACCCCGCCATGCACATCTACCACTACGCGCCATACGAGCGCACACACCTGCTCAGCCTGGCTGCCCGGCACGGCGTAGGAGAGCAGATTGTCGACGACCTGCTGCGTAACCGGGTGTTGATCGACCTGTACCCCGTCGTACGCCAGGGCCTGCGCATCGGCAGTCGCAGCTATTCCCTCAAGAAACTCGAACCGCTCTACATGGGCGACGATGAACGCGAGGGCGTGGCGAACGCTGCCGACTCGATCACCGAATACGTGCGGTCTCGGGAGCTGCTCGCCGCGGGAGACACGGATGCCGCGGCATCCGTTCTCGACGACATCGCACGTTACAACGCCTACGACTGCCGCTCCACCCTGCGCCTGCGAGACTGGCTGCTCGCCCGCGCCGCCGAGAACGAGGTTGCCTTCGCGAGCGCGCTCGACCTGCAACTCGACGTGCCGATGCGGGAACCGGACCCGGTCTACCTCGAGCTCGCCGCCCTGCTCACCGACGTGCCTCCAGCGGAGCGCACACCCGACCAGACGGCCCTCGCGCTCGCGTCCGCGGCGATCGACTACCACCGCCGGGAACAGAAGTCCTTCTGGTGGGACCACTTCGCGCGACTGAGCACCCCCGTCGACGACTGGGCCGACACCCGCGGAGTGCTCGTGATCGACGTGGCGTTCGTCGACACCGGTTGGCACCGGGAAGCACGCCAACGCCTCGATCGTCGGCTGATCCGGGTCTCGGGACAGCTCGCGCCCGGCAGCTCGATCAAGGTGGGCGACCAGCCTTTCCTCGTTTACGGTCCGCCGTATCCTCCGCTTCACCGCGGCACCGATCCGGGAGCGCGCACCGCCCACAACAAGGCGACGATCGTGGAGGTGACCGACGACGGCGACTACCTGATCGACGAGATCCTGCAGCGCGACGCCCCGCACCATGACGAGCTCCCGCTCGCGCTGACCCCGGGAACGCCGCCGCCCGCCGGCACACAGGTCGAGGCGATCTCGGAGTGGGGGAGGGCCGTGCTCGAGGGGTACCCGGAGCCGCTGCCCGATGCGGCCTTCGACATACTGCGTAGGGCTAAGCCGCGCAGCTCCTCGCGGCCGGAAGCGTCTGAGTTGGCGCCCGTGGTCGACGGCGACGTGCAGGCAGCCATCCTGGCGAGCCTGCTAAGCCTCGACCGTTCGTATCTCGCCGTGCAGGGGCCGCCGGGAACCGGCAAGACGTACGTGGGCTCCCGCGTGGTGACCGACCTCGTGCTCAATCACGGGTGGCGGGTGGGCGTCGTCGCCCAGTCTCACGCGACGGTCGAAAACATGCTGCGGGCCGTGCTCGCCGCCGGCCTCGACCCGGAGCGGGTCGGAAAGAAAGCGCGAAAGGGAGAGGAGAAGGTTCCCGCGCCGTGGACGGTGCTCGACGGCACCTCCTTCACCCGATTCACCGGCCAGGGCGGCGGCTTCGTCGTGGGCGGCACAGCATGGGACTTCAGTAACGCCGGGCGCATCCCGCGAGCTTCCCTCGACCTGCTGGTCATCGACGAGGCAGGCCAGTACTCGCTCGCGAGCACCATCGCCGCGGCCGTGTCGGCGAAGCGGATGCTGCTGCTCGGCGACCCGCAGCAGCTTCCTCAGGTGAGCCAGGGCACGCACCCTGAACCGGTGGATACCTCCGCCCTCG is a genomic window containing:
- a CDS encoding MarR family winged helix-turn-helix transcriptional regulator, which codes for MTTPTPGPPATPDAMNEWPTGRLLSTAARLVEHAWVEALDRLGLTHAGLIVLHLLGSGPLSQAELAREARVQTQTMSRTLERLEREGYVARVRDERDQRRHSVTRTDAGTAAWKQARTIETDVFPQLNDGSALREALLAIISTSSARRW
- a CDS encoding MFS transporter is translated as MTEARRRWFGLVFISIAVALIIVDSTIVNVAIPSIVDDLGITSTQVQWVQESYTLVFAALLLVFGTLADRYGRRRILLLGIVIFAGSSVLAALAQTGDLLIASRILQGVGGAMVLPTTLSIINATFRGRERGIAFAIWGSTIGGMVAVGPLLGGFLTTYYSWRWAFGINVPLGLIIIVGLLFFVSESRETADPTRAESTLWVRCSR
- a CDS encoding FHA domain-containing protein — encoded protein: MNSPVQLHIDLTFSLSEPSNGASTERLQGTVTADGTDVSVFASNPSVLVQGQTMNLTIIRDLAAQLAARGLTVSLNGPEGLIARIGAVDAPLVQRLLTKSPNITLGSRAALAPLIRSGAKNALSSAPSAVPLPPATLFPLVPTLDRKLRRRVTTTHYAPGGGRPRLIFVVGSKNWNGQMPREFDLLPTTTTIGSAPESDLVLAELRTFHAEIRHDENDEYVLYPIGEVSGSARSVDADTSTRGGGIILRTGSRVEMGKWRMAFFREEFADHGRPFGGRVGGEFAVQKPQPPRRRTTS
- a CDS encoding MFS transporter, with product MGAVLSVITSATLVFGLIEGRSYGWWLARRPFSIGDVTWPFEISVIPVTFLITVLSGIAFVWWGVRRQRAGKTTLLAFSLFRISSFRNGNIAALIVSLGEFGIILSLPPWLQNVLGYDALQTGFVLLALAMGAFVASGVAGALGNRVSPVTIVRAGLLLEIVGVTGLGVVISAQASWLSVVPFLFVYGLGVGLATAQLTGVVLKDVPVDKSGQGSGTSSTARQIGSALGIAVLGTILFTSAGASLDTRLVDLLDVPPAVRAQIVDAVVDSAGSAIPALEQRSPTVADAARQAFSDGTRYSAFAAAGFLALGFLATLRLSGRVPEEQQTDAAGRAAAAASASPVSEA
- a CDS encoding tryptophan-rich sensory protein encodes the protein MEHRDARRQGSVLASAVLGIIGAFIGSGAAGGTPMPEVSGGALAADATLIAPGGPAFAIWTPIYAGLLAYAVWQLLPAQKTDARQRRLGYPIALSLLLNAAWILSVQFDLLGLSVPIIVVLLMVLVWTLRIMLDLPPKNRVELVLVDGTMGLYLGWVCVATAANVAAVLVAAGFTGFGVSADLWAVVVIAVAGLVGVLLALYDRGRWAPTISLCWGLAWVAVARLSGEPLSVAAGITALACVVLVVAATFIARLGARSRQVVNA